The nucleotide sequence attaaattttttcaaagcaatGCTCGAGCCAGAGATTTTAAAACCAACCGAGCAAATGTGAAAAGGCAGATGACAAACTGCAAACACGATAGCTACGTAGAAAATACTAATCGTAGATTTAATGAGGgcagcaaatttttttatctcatctGACTGAGCTTCTTCTCGAATTTGCATGGATTGTATCTGATTCTTGTGCCTTCGGACAGTTAAATGAATCTTGATATAGAATGCAAATATGAGAATAAAGCCGATAGCTACAGTAACTGAACTAAAAGCATTTGGAGTTCTACGCAGCCCCCACAATGTcattgaagaaacaaatatactGTACACCCATATTGAGATCACCAGATAAACAAcacgcttgtgagtcacaagctcttgatatctgaggtgaagatgaacagctaagaacctgtccatACTTACAACCACAACACCTAAAGACGACGCAATTGCTAATAAATGGCCAGAATTACTTAGGATTCGGTAAACGTT is from Pocillopora verrucosa isolate sample1 chromosome 7, ASM3666991v2, whole genome shotgun sequence and encodes:
- the LOC131775230 gene encoding adenosine receptor A2a-like; translation: MSDFYCNESFQYYPSNVDFKDLRSTIIANCIFNSFLTHTAIMLNIVTIYAIHKAATIAKPLKTLLLHLAFSDVAVGFLCHPVYTSLLVKWLQMENPSCNVYRILSNSGHLLAIASSLGVVVVSMDRFLAVHLHLRYQELVTHKRVVYLVISIWVYSIFVSSMTLWGLRRTPNAFSSVTVAIGFILIFAFYIKIHLTVRRHKNQIQSMQIREEAQSDEIKKFAALIKSTISIFYVAIVFAVCHLPFHICSVGFKISGSSIALKKFNLLSVTLIFLHSSLNPVIYCWKMRQVRRPIIDILRKMSRSRNQPPRLIFNRSSRVVPDNY